One stretch of Miscanthus floridulus cultivar M001 chromosome 18, ASM1932011v1, whole genome shotgun sequence DNA includes these proteins:
- the LOC136522432 gene encoding uncharacterized protein → MAALAAAAGLRELVMDKCLGVTDVGLAKVAVGCPGLEKLSVKWCREISDIGIERLAKKCPCGGGWQATAPLRALRRRECGPAALLPLPHLPRRRPTRICFGSLCAVDLVQRCSSIRLPHVEKRVTRRGALALLERAAFAATAMAPQRSYQYLHADALKVFNEMNTRVTLLNYRMRAQQPNKTREDIKHLRPPY, encoded by the exons ATGGCCGCCCTCGCCGCTGCCGCGGGGCTCAGGGAGCTCGTCATGGACAAGTGCCTCGGTGTCACCGACGTTGGGCTTGCCAAGGTCGCCGTCGGGTGCCCCGGGCTGGAGAAGCTCAGCGTCAAGTGGTGCCGTGAGATCTCCGACATTGGCATCGAGCGGCTCGCCAAGAAGTGTCCCTGCGGCGGCgggtggcaggcgacggcgcccctGCGGGCGCTGCGCCGGCGCGAGTGCGGCCCGGCGGCCCTTCTACCTCTCCCCCATCTTCCTCGACGTCGCCCCACAAGAATCTGCTTTGGCTCACTGTGCGCTGTAGATTTGGTGCAGAGGTGCAGCTCGATCCGGCTGCCTCACGTGGAGAAGAGGGTCACACGGcgtggagcacttgcacttctgGAGCGAGCTGCTTTTGCTGCCACAGCCATGGCACCTCAACGAAGCTATCAATACCTACATGCTGATGCCCTGAAGGTGTTCAATGAAATGAACACAAG GGTGACATTGCTGAACTACAGAATGAGAGCACAGCAGCCAAACAAAACGAGAGAAGATATCAAACACCTTAGACCTCCTTATTGA